One Cryomorphaceae bacterium DNA segment encodes these proteins:
- a CDS encoding urocanate hydratase: MQHTNFIKQIQTGIPQNLPEPKPYDPDVNHAPVRKDILNPREKALAIRNALRYFPKEYHATLAPEFAEELKKYGRIYMYRFRPDYPMHARPIEAYPAQCRQAASIMLMIQNNLDPAVAQHPHELITYGGNGAVFQNWAQYLLTMKYLSEMTEEQTLVMYSGHPMGLFPSHPDAPRVVVTNGMMIPNYSKPDDWERFNALGVTQYGQMTAGSYMYIGPQGIVHGTTITVLNAIRKIVKPGESLKGKLFVTAGLGGMSGAQPKAGNIAGVVSITAEINPKAAWKRHEQGWVDEVTEDLDTLLNKALDSQQKQEARSYAYLGNVVDLWEKIAARNIHVDLGSDQTSLHNPLAGGYYPAGLSYEESNHMMATNPGSFAQHVQESLRRHVAAVNTLSSRGMYFFDYGNAFLLESSRAGADVMNADGTFRYPSYVQDILGPMCFDYGFGPFRWVCTSGLPEDLDTTDRIAREVLEEMAQNAPSEIQQQMADNILWIKEAGKNKMVVGSQARILYADAEGRMRIAAAFNRAIAKGIIKGPVVLGRDHHDVSGTDSPYRETSNIYDGSQFTADMAIHNVIGDSFRGATWVSIHNGGGVGWGEVINGGFGMLLDGSADANRRLHSMLHWDVNNGIARRSWARNKEAIFAIRRAMEQEPLLRVTLPEEADDDVVQGLGF; this comes from the coding sequence ATGCAACACACCAACTTTATCAAGCAGATCCAAACCGGCATACCCCAGAACCTGCCGGAGCCCAAACCCTACGACCCGGACGTAAACCACGCGCCCGTGCGAAAGGATATTCTCAACCCGCGCGAAAAAGCCCTGGCCATCCGAAATGCCCTGCGTTACTTCCCGAAGGAGTACCACGCCACCCTCGCCCCTGAATTTGCCGAAGAGCTGAAAAAATACGGTCGGATTTACATGTACCGATTTCGACCTGATTACCCGATGCATGCGCGACCCATTGAGGCATATCCTGCACAGTGCAGGCAAGCGGCCTCCATCATGCTCATGATTCAAAACAACCTCGATCCGGCCGTGGCCCAACACCCCCATGAGCTGATTACCTACGGCGGCAACGGTGCGGTTTTTCAAAACTGGGCGCAATACCTGCTCACCATGAAATACCTTAGTGAGATGACCGAAGAGCAAACGCTGGTGATGTACTCCGGGCACCCCATGGGGCTCTTCCCCTCACACCCGGACGCACCCCGCGTGGTAGTAACCAACGGAATGATGATTCCCAATTACTCCAAACCCGATGACTGGGAGCGCTTTAATGCTTTAGGGGTTACGCAGTACGGACAAATGACAGCAGGTTCCTATATGTACATCGGTCCGCAGGGCATCGTTCACGGCACTACGATTACAGTGCTCAATGCCATCCGCAAAATTGTAAAGCCCGGCGAATCGCTCAAGGGCAAACTCTTTGTAACTGCGGGCCTCGGGGGAATGTCGGGCGCTCAGCCCAAGGCAGGAAACATTGCAGGCGTGGTGAGCATTACAGCCGAAATCAACCCCAAAGCTGCGTGGAAACGCCACGAGCAAGGCTGGGTAGATGAAGTGACAGAAGACCTCGACACGCTCCTCAACAAAGCCCTGGATTCGCAGCAAAAGCAAGAAGCCCGTTCTTACGCCTACCTCGGAAACGTGGTAGATTTGTGGGAGAAAATTGCTGCGCGCAACATCCACGTTGACCTCGGCTCCGACCAAACTTCCCTTCACAATCCGCTGGCGGGTGGTTACTACCCCGCAGGGTTGAGCTATGAAGAATCCAACCACATGATGGCTACCAACCCCGGGAGCTTTGCACAACATGTACAGGAAAGCCTCCGGCGACATGTGGCTGCGGTCAATACACTGAGCAGTCGCGGCATGTATTTCTTTGATTACGGCAATGCCTTTTTGCTTGAATCGAGCCGCGCGGGTGCCGATGTGATGAATGCTGACGGAACCTTCCGCTACCCCAGCTACGTGCAGGATATTTTAGGACCCATGTGTTTCGACTACGGTTTCGGGCCTTTCCGCTGGGTGTGCACCTCAGGGCTGCCCGAAGACCTGGACACCACAGACCGAATAGCGCGCGAAGTGCTTGAAGAAATGGCCCAAAATGCCCCGTCTGAAATTCAGCAACAGATGGCCGATAACATTCTTTGGATTAAAGAGGCCGGAAAAAACAAAATGGTGGTAGGCTCACAGGCCCGCATCCTGTACGCAGATGCCGAGGGTCGTATGCGCATTGCAGCGGCCTTTAACCGCGCCATTGCCAAAGGAATCATCAAAGGCCCCGTGGTACTGGGGCGCGATCATCACGATGTGTCAGGCACAGATTCGCCCTACCGCGAAACCAGCAACATTTACGACGGCTCGCAATTTACTGCTGATATGGCCATACACAACGTCATCGGCGACTCCTTCCGTGGAGCTACATGGGTGAGTATCCACAACGGCGGGGGCGTGGGCTGGGGAGAGGTCATCAACGGAGGCTTTGGGATGCTGCTGGACGGCAGCGCTGATGCGAACCGCCGATTGCACAGCATGCTTCATTGGGACGTAAACAACGGCATAGCCCGTCGAAGTTGGGCACGAAACAAGGAAGCTATTTTTGCCATCCGTCGGGCCATGGAGCAGGAGCCTCTTTTACGCGTAACCCTGCCCGAGGAGGCAGATGACGACGTGGTGCAAGGACTTGGTTTCTGA